A section of the Rhodobacteraceae bacterium M382 genome encodes:
- a CDS encoding ABC transporter ATP-binding protein — MPAPTSDDAILSLQNASLSLNGNTGTVDILRGISLDVPAGQTLGLVGPSGSGKSSLLMVMGGLEQATGGTVTALGHDLTAMSEDQLARFRRDHMGVVFQSFHLIPTMTALENVATPLELAHDPDAFSKAQDALAAVGLSHREGHFPAQLSGGEQQRVALARATAPRPKILLADEPTGNLDGTTGATIMDLLFDLQKRHGSTLVIVTHAPELAARCDQVVHLRDGRIDGPETTGLPSDQPSEAAE; from the coding sequence ATGCCAGCCCCCACGTCAGATGACGCAATCCTGTCCCTCCAAAATGCGTCTCTGTCGCTGAATGGCAATACCGGCACCGTGGATATTCTGCGCGGAATCTCATTGGATGTGCCCGCCGGACAAACCTTGGGGCTGGTTGGGCCATCAGGATCGGGGAAATCGTCATTGCTGATGGTCATGGGCGGGCTGGAACAGGCAACTGGGGGCACAGTCACAGCACTGGGACACGATCTGACTGCAATGTCCGAAGACCAACTGGCCCGGTTTCGCCGTGACCATATGGGCGTTGTCTTCCAAAGCTTCCATTTGATTCCGACCATGACGGCATTGGAAAATGTCGCCACACCGCTGGAATTGGCACATGATCCCGATGCTTTTTCCAAAGCGCAAGACGCGCTGGCAGCCGTCGGGTTGTCCCACCGCGAAGGCCATTTCCCCGCCCAATTGTCGGGCGGCGAACAACAGCGCGTGGCCCTGGCACGCGCCACTGCACCGCGCCCCAAGATCCTGCTGGCTGACGAACCCACCGGCAATCTGGACGGAACCACCGGCGCGACAATCATGGATTTGTTGTTCGATCTGCAAAAACGTCATGGATCGACACTGGTCATCGTCACACATGCCCCCGAACTCGCCGCGCGCTGTGATCAGGTGGTTCACCTGCGAGACGGACGCATTGATGGGCCCGAAACCACCGGCCTGCCCTCCGACCAACCTTCGGAGGCCGCAGAATGA
- a CDS encoding FtsX-like permease family protein, which produces MSLALRLAWRDLRGGLRGFRIFLACLTLGVAVIAAIGSVRSSIETGLTREGSTLLGGDAEMEFTFRFADERERTWITDTALKVSEVVEFRSMAVVGDERALTQVKAVDDAYPLVGQIRLTPDMALDAALRGTDEHPGAIMDRVLSDRLGLGVGDTFNLGGQSFVLAALIHTEPDAAASGFALGPRTMVLTEDLQQSGLLAPGTLFSTKYRMTLPEGTDLEILSTQARDRFESTGMRWTDSRNGAPGISEFVGRLGAFLVLVGLSGLAVGGVGVSAAVRAYLATKTETIATLRTLGATRQTIFRMFFLQIGALTLVGITLGLLLGGIGPVLLGPVLAAQLPFPAVFTVFPSALAEAALYGALTAFLFTLWPLARAEGIRPASLFRDAPETRNRLPAPRFLFATLMALIILVGSAAWFSGSTELTLWTAAGLMGAFVLLIFAALLIRALARMATPIGRHHPAFRWALAALGAARDTTTPAVLSLGLALSVLAAIGQIDGNMRRAISDNLPDVAPSYFFVDIQRDQMPGFSQRLNDDPTVSKVESAPMLRGVITKINDTPAREIAGDHWVIQGDRGITYAGQKPADTKITAGSWWPDDYTGPPQISFAAEEAEELDLSLGDTLTVNILGRDITATITSFRDVDFSTAGMGFVLAMNENALAGAPHSFIATVYADPGSEAVILRDLASQFPNITAIRVRDAIDRVSDILRSLASATAYGAAATMLTGFLVLLGTAAAAEPAQRYEAAILKSLGAPRRTILFSFALRAVLLGAGAGGVALAAGLTGSWAVSRFVFETSFQVIWPNAIAIISAGVISTLLAGLAFAWRPLSTRPARILRARD; this is translated from the coding sequence ATGAGCCTGGCGCTGCGGCTTGCCTGGCGGGATCTGCGGGGCGGATTGCGCGGGTTTCGGATCTTTTTGGCTTGTCTGACCTTGGGTGTCGCGGTCATTGCTGCCATCGGATCGGTGCGCAGCTCGATTGAAACCGGGCTGACACGCGAAGGCTCCACGTTGTTGGGCGGCGACGCCGAAATGGAATTTACCTTTCGCTTTGCCGATGAACGGGAACGCACCTGGATCACCGATACGGCGCTGAAGGTTTCCGAAGTTGTCGAATTCCGTTCTATGGCGGTGGTCGGCGACGAACGCGCCCTGACCCAGGTCAAGGCCGTCGATGACGCCTATCCGCTGGTCGGGCAAATTCGGCTGACACCCGACATGGCTCTGGATGCTGCCCTGCGAGGGACTGATGAACACCCGGGCGCGATCATGGACCGCGTCTTGTCCGATCGCCTGGGCCTGGGGGTCGGAGACACGTTCAATCTGGGCGGGCAGAGCTTTGTTCTGGCGGCTCTGATCCACACGGAACCGGACGCAGCTGCCAGCGGTTTTGCACTGGGACCACGAACAATGGTTCTGACCGAAGACCTCCAACAGTCTGGCCTGTTGGCTCCTGGCACGCTGTTCTCCACCAAATACCGCATGACCCTGCCCGAGGGTACCGACCTGGAAATCCTGTCCACCCAGGCCCGTGATAGGTTTGAATCTACCGGTATGCGCTGGACAGATTCACGCAATGGTGCGCCCGGGATTTCTGAATTCGTTGGGCGTCTGGGCGCATTCCTGGTGCTGGTTGGATTGTCCGGCCTGGCCGTCGGCGGCGTGGGCGTTTCTGCTGCGGTACGGGCCTATTTGGCCACCAAGACTGAAACCATCGCAACGCTGCGCACGCTTGGCGCGACCCGCCAAACAATCTTTCGAATGTTTTTCTTGCAGATTGGCGCGCTCACTTTGGTGGGGATCACTCTGGGTCTGCTGCTGGGTGGGATCGGTCCGGTGTTGCTGGGGCCGGTGCTGGCTGCGCAACTGCCGTTCCCCGCCGTTTTCACCGTGTTCCCCTCGGCCTTGGCCGAAGCAGCACTCTATGGTGCGCTCACCGCCTTTCTCTTTACTCTCTGGCCCTTGGCCCGCGCCGAAGGCATCCGTCCAGCGTCCTTGTTTCGCGATGCTCCGGAGACCCGCAACCGACTGCCCGCGCCGCGTTTTCTGTTCGCCACCTTGATGGCGCTGATCATCCTGGTAGGATCCGCCGCCTGGTTCAGCGGATCGACAGAATTGACGCTCTGGACCGCGGCCGGGTTGATGGGCGCCTTTGTCCTGTTGATCTTTGCTGCGCTGTTGATCCGCGCCCTGGCCCGCATGGCCACCCCCATTGGACGCCATCACCCGGCGTTTCGCTGGGCGCTGGCCGCGTTGGGGGCCGCGCGCGACACCACCACGCCTGCGGTTCTGTCGCTGGGGTTGGCGCTGTCCGTTCTGGCCGCAATCGGACAAATCGACGGCAATATGCGTCGGGCCATTTCCGACAACCTACCCGATGTTGCGCCCTCCTATTTCTTTGTTGATATCCAACGCGATCAGATGCCCGGATTTTCGCAACGGCTGAATGACGACCCAACCGTGTCCAAGGTCGAAAGCGCCCCGATGCTGCGCGGTGTGATTACCAAGATCAACGATACCCCTGCGCGTGAAATCGCTGGCGATCACTGGGTTATCCAAGGGGATCGTGGCATCACCTATGCGGGACAAAAGCCTGCCGACACCAAAATCACGGCGGGCAGCTGGTGGCCGGACGATTACACCGGACCGCCTCAGATCAGCTTTGCCGCGGAAGAGGCCGAAGAACTCGACCTGAGCCTGGGTGATACGCTGACCGTCAATATTCTGGGGCGCGACATCACAGCCACCATCACCAGCTTCCGTGATGTTGATTTTTCCACAGCAGGAATGGGTTTTGTTCTGGCCATGAATGAAAATGCTCTGGCCGGCGCACCGCACAGCTTTATTGCGACAGTCTATGCAGATCCCGGATCCGAAGCCGTCATCCTGCGCGACCTGGCCAGCCAGTTTCCCAATATCACTGCGATCCGGGTGCGCGATGCGATTGACCGGGTTTCCGATATTCTGAGATCGCTCGCCTCGGCCACTGCCTATGGGGCAGCGGCCACCATGTTGACCGGGTTTCTGGTCTTGTTGGGCACTGCTGCTGCGGCGGAACCGGCACAGCGTTACGAGGCCGCAATCCTCAAATCCCTCGGCGCGCCTCGGCGCACCATTCTGTTCAGCTTTGCCTTGCGCGCGGTGCTGTTGGGTGCGGGCGCGGGCGGGGTGGCTCTGGCTGCGGGTCTCACCGGATCATGGGCCGTGAGCCGCTTTGTCTTTGAAACCAGTTTTCAGGTGATCTGGCCCAATGCCATTGCGATCATCAGCGCTGGTGTGATCAGCACGTTGCTGGCGGGGCTGGCGTTTGCCTGGCGACCGCTCTCGACCCGTCCCGCCCGCATCCTGCGGGCCCGGGACTGA
- a CDS encoding Rrf2 family transcriptional regulator: MRITKRTNIAIRLLMFCAANEDRLVTKAEIAECCNISENHLAQVINQLSQLDFLHTQRGRNGGMNLARPADQIRIGDVFRHIEGGLPIAECFADADNTCPLTEACRLKLALADAAQAFYASLDDITLEALVCDNLDLMRILQPVQCAR; this comes from the coding sequence ATGCGTATTACCAAGAGAACCAACATAGCGATTCGATTGCTGATGTTCTGTGCAGCCAATGAAGACCGACTGGTCACCAAGGCGGAAATCGCGGAATGCTGCAATATTTCGGAGAACCATCTGGCGCAGGTGATCAACCAGCTGAGCCAGCTGGATTTTCTGCACACCCAAAGGGGCCGCAACGGTGGCATGAATCTTGCCCGGCCTGCGGATCAGATCCGGATTGGTGATGTGTTTCGGCACATCGAAGGCGGTTTGCCGATCGCCGAATGTTTTGCCGATGCAGATAATACCTGCCCGTTGACCGAAGCCTGCCGGTTGAAGCTGGCTTTGGCAGACGCTGCGCAGGCGTTTTACGCCTCGCTGGATGACATCACGCTCGAGGCGCTGGTCTGTGACAATCTGGATCTGATGCGGATCCTGCAACCGGTACAATGTGCCCGCTAA
- a CDS encoding gamma-glutamylcyclotransferase, whose translation MEHPYFFGYGSLVNAATHDFSDPQPAHLSGWRRAWRHTDLRPVAFLTAVPAPGHEIAGMIAQVPHADWQALDQREWAYDRIPATQAISHALPDSPEISVYAVPEEHHKGSTTEHPVLLSYLDVVIQGYLRHFGEDGVRHFFDTTDGWDAPFLDDRTAPRYPRHQRLNSDETALVNDHLARIGVQLIAQV comes from the coding sequence TTGGAACACCCTTATTTCTTTGGCTATGGCAGCCTGGTGAATGCCGCGACCCATGATTTTTCCGATCCGCAGCCTGCCCACCTGTCTGGATGGCGCCGCGCCTGGCGGCACACGGATCTGCGCCCGGTCGCCTTTTTGACAGCCGTTCCGGCCCCCGGGCACGAGATCGCCGGCATGATCGCCCAAGTTCCTCACGCCGATTGGCAGGCGCTGGACCAACGCGAATGGGCATATGATCGCATCCCTGCCACGCAGGCAATCAGCCACGCTTTGCCAGACAGTCCAGAAATCTCGGTCTATGCTGTACCCGAGGAACACCACAAGGGAAGCACCACCGAACATCCCGTCTTGCTCAGCTATCTTGATGTGGTGATCCAGGGGTACCTGCGCCATTTTGGCGAAGACGGGGTTCGGCACTTCTTTGACACCACCGACGGGTGGGACGCCCCGTTTCTTGATGACCGAACCGCGCCGCGCTATCCGCGCCATCAACGCCTCAACTCCGACGAAACTGCATTGGTCAACGACCACCTGGCCCGTATCGGTGTGCAGCTGATCGCCCAGGTCTGA
- the gltX gene encoding glutamate--tRNA ligase → MTTTRFAPSPTGYIHVGNLRTALMNYLIARKAGGTFILRIDDTDPERSKEEYVDAIKQDLEWLGIQWDRVERQSERLDRYADAADKLRSISRFYEAFETPVELDLKRKKQLNMGKPPVYDRAALSLSDDEKAALRAERGNGVWRFKLDHQRIEWNDGVLGDISIDAASVSDPVLIRGDGQVLYTIASVVDDTDMGVTHVVRGSDHVTNTATQIQIIQALGGNVPNFAHHSLLTGPQGEALSKRLGTLALRDLREQGVQPMALLSLMARLGSSDPVELRTDMAELIDGFDINRFGAAPTKFDVQDLFPLTARYLQGLPLDAVQSRIDDLGVPADRAAAFWDMARENITTLADLETWSKLCRDGADPLIDDEDRDFIAQAMSLLPEGPYDADTWGTWTKAVKEATGRKGKGLFMPLRKAVTGMERGPDMSTLMSLMQVVRAKS, encoded by the coding sequence ATGACCACCACCCGTTTTGCCCCGTCGCCCACCGGCTATATCCACGTTGGCAACCTGCGCACTGCGCTGATGAACTATCTGATCGCCCGCAAGGCTGGCGGTACGTTCATCCTGCGCATCGACGACACAGATCCAGAACGTTCCAAGGAAGAATACGTCGACGCGATCAAACAGGATCTGGAATGGTTGGGCATCCAATGGGATCGGGTCGAACGTCAATCCGAGCGGCTGGACCGCTATGCCGACGCCGCCGACAAGCTGCGAAGCATCTCACGATTTTACGAGGCGTTCGAGACTCCGGTTGAATTGGACCTGAAACGCAAAAAGCAGCTCAATATGGGCAAGCCACCGGTCTATGACCGCGCAGCTCTTTCGCTGAGTGATGATGAAAAGGCTGCTCTGCGCGCTGAACGCGGCAACGGCGTGTGGCGGTTCAAGCTGGACCACCAGCGCATTGAATGGAACGATGGCGTACTGGGTGACATCTCGATCGATGCGGCTTCGGTTTCAGATCCGGTGCTGATCCGCGGTGATGGCCAGGTGCTGTACACGATTGCTTCGGTTGTCGATGACACCGACATGGGCGTGACCCATGTTGTGCGCGGATCGGACCATGTCACCAACACCGCCACCCAAATCCAGATCATCCAGGCATTGGGCGGCAACGTGCCAAACTTTGCCCACCACTCTCTGCTGACTGGCCCCCAGGGCGAAGCGCTGTCCAAACGTCTGGGCACGTTGGCGCTGCGCGATTTGCGCGAACAGGGCGTGCAGCCCATGGCTCTGCTGTCGTTGATGGCACGGCTGGGGTCTTCGGATCCGGTTGAATTGCGCACAGACATGGCCGAACTGATTGATGGGTTTGACATCAACCGTTTTGGCGCGGCCCCGACCAAATTCGACGTTCAGGACCTGTTTCCGCTGACCGCCCGTTATTTGCAAGGTCTGCCCCTGGACGCAGTGCAATCCCGGATCGACGATCTGGGCGTTCCCGCAGACCGTGCCGCGGCCTTCTGGGACATGGCACGGGAAAACATCACCACGCTTGCAGATCTGGAAACCTGGTCCAAACTGTGCCGCGATGGGGCCGACCCGCTGATTGACGACGAAGATCGTGACTTCATCGCCCAGGCCATGTCCCTGCTGCCCGAAGGACCCTATGACGCCGATACCTGGGGCACTTGGACCAAAGCTGTCAAGGAGGCCACCGGCCGCAAGGGCAAAGGTTTGTTCATGCCCCTGCGCAAAGCCGTCACCGGCATGGAACGCGGCCCCGACATGAGCACGCTGATGTCCTTGATGCAGGTCGTTCGGGCCAAATCCTGA
- a CDS encoding AraC family transcriptional regulator — protein sequence MDTDFILDRMQIDAAPFALCELNGRCDLGLGQDSTATLHYVLAGEGEIVIPGQKTLPVARGSVVVIPALRSHVLRSFGTRVQPVPECQPAGLNLVHLVHGSAAQSPEGGMVALCAHITLSLRDLGNVVDLVREPIVDDVIRNPDLAAPVEQILSEIAEPKLGSRAMIRALLLQAMIGLMRHHMEQAGAGMSWMMALRDARLWPVLAAMLESPGQEHSLDSLATLSGMSRSSLAQRFADAYGAGPMELLRDLRMQKAADLLRNSEMPVKRISAEVGFQSRTAFSRAFVAATGQSPRSFRSQSQD from the coding sequence ATGGATACCGATTTCATACTAGATCGCATGCAGATCGACGCAGCCCCGTTTGCCCTGTGCGAATTGAACGGGCGCTGTGATCTGGGATTGGGGCAGGACAGCACGGCGACGTTGCATTACGTGCTGGCGGGAGAGGGGGAAATCGTGATTCCCGGGCAGAAAACTCTTCCTGTGGCGCGCGGAAGTGTGGTGGTCATTCCGGCCTTGCGTTCGCATGTGCTGCGCAGTTTCGGAACCCGTGTTCAACCGGTTCCGGAGTGTCAGCCGGCCGGTTTGAACCTGGTGCATCTGGTGCATGGCAGCGCAGCCCAATCGCCAGAAGGCGGGATGGTGGCCCTGTGCGCTCATATCACCCTGTCGCTGCGCGATTTGGGGAATGTGGTGGACCTGGTGCGCGAGCCAATCGTGGACGACGTGATCCGCAACCCGGATTTGGCGGCACCGGTAGAACAGATCCTGTCAGAAATCGCGGAGCCCAAGCTGGGAAGCCGGGCGATGATCCGTGCGTTGCTGTTGCAGGCCATGATCGGGCTGATGCGTCATCACATGGAACAGGCAGGGGCTGGTATGTCCTGGATGATGGCGCTGCGGGATGCGCGGCTGTGGCCGGTGCTGGCCGCAATGCTGGAGAGTCCGGGACAGGAGCATTCGCTGGACAGTCTGGCAACTCTGTCTGGGATGAGCCGGTCGAGCCTGGCCCAGCGGTTCGCCGATGCCTATGGCGCTGGACCGATGGAATTGTTGCGGGATCTGAGGATGCAAAAGGCAGCAGACCTGCTGCGCAACAGCGAAATGCCCGTCAAACGGATCAGCGCCGAGGTCGGGTTTCAAAGCCGGACCGCCTTTAGCCGGGCGTTTGTGGCGGCGACCGGTCAGTCGCCGCGCAGTTTTCGAAGTCAGTCACAAGACTGA
- a CDS encoding cysteine hydrolase → MCNDHDHGKLTRRDALRGALATGAAAATLTGATAAQAQENPYADPASPALPPSNMKLDLSRAALVVTDPQIDFLHPDGVTWGVVGASVTEHDTVDNIERLFKSAKAAGITVAVSPHYYYPTDHGWKFEGALEKLMHKIGMFDRKGALNLDGFDGSGADWMPQYKQYIEDGKTIVTSPHKVYGNDTNDLSLQLRKRGIDQVILAGMSANLCTESHMRELLEQGFEVAVVRDATAAAKLPEGDGYQAALINFRYMANALWTTEHVQGLLAAG, encoded by the coding sequence ATGTGCAATGATCATGACCACGGAAAACTCACCCGTCGGGATGCCCTGCGGGGGGCGCTGGCCACAGGCGCAGCAGCCGCCACTCTGACCGGAGCCACCGCTGCTCAGGCACAGGAGAACCCCTATGCAGATCCGGCCAGCCCGGCCCTGCCCCCCAGCAACATGAAGCTGGACCTTAGCCGCGCGGCGCTGGTGGTGACCGATCCCCAGATCGACTTCCTGCACCCTGATGGGGTGACCTGGGGTGTCGTCGGCGCATCGGTGACCGAACATGACACCGTCGACAACATCGAACGGCTGTTCAAATCGGCCAAGGCCGCCGGGATCACTGTCGCTGTGTCGCCACATTACTATTACCCGACAGATCATGGCTGGAAGTTCGAAGGCGCGCTGGAAAAGCTGATGCACAAAATCGGCATGTTCGACCGCAAGGGGGCCCTGAATCTTGACGGGTTTGACGGCTCGGGCGCGGATTGGATGCCCCAGTACAAACAATACATCGAAGACGGCAAGACCATCGTCACATCGCCACACAAAGTCTATGGAAATGACACCAATGACCTGTCGCTGCAATTGCGCAAACGTGGGATAGATCAGGTGATCCTTGCAGGCATGTCCGCCAATCTGTGCACCGAAAGCCACATGCGTGAACTGTTGGAGCAGGGTTTCGAAGTCGCTGTGGTCCGCGACGCCACCGCAGCCGCAAAACTGCCCGAGGGCGACGGATACCAGGCCGCGTTGATCAATTTCCGCTATATGGCAAACGCGCTCTGGACTACCGAACATGTCCAAGGCCTGCTGGCAGCCGGGTGA
- a CDS encoding DUF1801 domain-containing protein, producing the protein MSTNKTIPTGQSVSTFLTAVVPERRALQARQLDSVFQRATGFEPQMWGESIVGYGRYHYVYNSGRSGDFLATGFAVRKGAFSLYIMPGYQDYGAILSRLGKHKTGKSCLYVNKLQDIELDVLEELIRAGVQDLGRMWTVFPV; encoded by the coding sequence ATGAGCACCAACAAGACCATTCCAACAGGGCAAAGTGTGTCAACCTTTCTGACGGCTGTCGTGCCCGAGCGACGGGCTCTGCAGGCGCGACAACTGGACAGTGTGTTTCAGCGGGCAACCGGATTCGAGCCCCAGATGTGGGGCGAGTCAATCGTTGGCTACGGGCGCTATCACTATGTGTACAACAGCGGGCGGAGTGGAGATTTTCTGGCGACCGGCTTTGCTGTGCGCAAAGGTGCGTTTTCACTCTACATCATGCCGGGGTATCAGGACTATGGCGCGATCCTGTCCCGATTGGGCAAGCACAAGACGGGAAAGTCCTGTCTGTATGTGAACAAGCTGCAAGACATCGAATTGGATGTTCTGGAGGAGTTGATCCGGGCAGGGGTGCAAGATCTGGGGCGGATGTGGACAGTGTTCCCTGTCTGA
- a CDS encoding MBL fold metallo-hydrolase, translating to MTISVTRRSVLASAAALPLAAAGSGVSAENNNPAAAAHLAHSFKLGDFTLTTLLDGSAMREGPKAMFAPDASDQEFEDLSQDNFVPADRTQFYFTPTLVDTGTQKILFDTGLGLGGLGKALAQSGHSADDIDTVVITHMHPDHIGGLMKDGQPVFSNADYVTGAGEYNFWSKRDAGDRVGDLVAKNMTPLAEKTRFVDDGGAVVSGITALNAFGHTPGHMAYMLESGGQQLVLTADLANHYVWSFARPDWGFSFDVDKDQASQSRRRVLGMLAADKTPMIGYHMPFPAAGFVETHDAGFRYVPVSYQLMG from the coding sequence ATGACTATTTCCGTAACCCGACGTTCCGTTCTCGCCAGCGCTGCGGCCCTTCCGCTGGCGGCAGCCGGTTCAGGTGTTTCAGCCGAAAACAACAATCCAGCGGCGGCTGCCCATCTCGCCCACAGCTTCAAGCTTGGCGACTTCACCCTGACCACTTTGCTGGACGGAAGCGCCATGCGCGAAGGTCCCAAGGCAATGTTTGCCCCAGATGCGAGCGATCAGGAATTCGAAGACCTCTCTCAGGACAATTTTGTCCCCGCAGACCGAACCCAATTCTATTTCACTCCGACATTGGTTGACACAGGAACACAGAAAATCCTGTTCGACACCGGACTTGGTCTTGGCGGATTGGGCAAGGCCCTGGCCCAGTCCGGACACAGTGCCGATGACATTGACACCGTCGTGATTACCCATATGCATCCTGACCACATCGGTGGGTTGATGAAGGACGGCCAACCGGTGTTCTCCAATGCCGACTATGTAACCGGCGCAGGTGAGTACAACTTTTGGTCAAAGCGGGACGCCGGTGATCGTGTTGGGGATCTCGTCGCCAAAAACATGACTCCCCTGGCCGAAAAAACCCGCTTTGTCGATGATGGTGGCGCAGTTGTTTCAGGGATCACCGCCCTGAATGCGTTTGGACACACGCCGGGACATATGGCCTATATGCTTGAAAGCGGCGGCCAACAGCTGGTTTTGACCGCTGATCTGGCCAATCACTACGTCTGGTCCTTTGCCCGTCCTGACTGGGGCTTCAGCTTTGACGTGGACAAAGACCAAGCCAGCCAATCTCGGCGCAGGGTGCTGGGAATGCTCGCCGCCGACAAAACACCAATGATCGGATATCACATGCCTTTCCCAGCTGCGGGATTTGTTGAAACCCATGACGCGGGTTTTCGCTATGTGCCGGTCTCTTATCAGCTGATGGGCTGA
- a CDS encoding FAD-binding oxidoreductase, which yields MPGPAPTPFKSDLALPKSTDVVVIGGGIIGVSTALELSERGLSVLLCEKGQIAGEQSSRNWGWVRISRRDPREIPLMAEALRLWDGLDARIGGNTGYRRSGILFTADTERKAAWLESWAEHLGPFDLEARMVRGGEMDALMPGHQMKVQSALYTPVDGRAEPQWAAPAIAEGARAQGATIMTNCAVRSLDFQGGKLAGVVTERGRVACSAVVVAGGAWSRLFCGNAGLQLPQLKVLNTVMRSAPVQGPEAAVWANGFAMRKRVDGGYTVAAGTENIVDLVPDSFRLGLRFLPAFQAEWRSLRFRLSGRWREEAAQARSWSPDQVTDFETCRVLDPAPSQKVLRSGWAAARRAFPVLNGVDVVQSWAGMIDVTPDAIPVISEVEHVPGLFLSTGYSGHGFGLGPAAGCLTADLVMGTKPIVDPHAFRLSRFTDGTKVRPFAGI from the coding sequence ATGCCGGGACCTGCGCCAACCCCCTTCAAATCAGATCTGGCGCTGCCGAAATCCACCGATGTGGTGGTGATTGGCGGCGGGATCATTGGCGTGTCCACTGCTTTGGAGTTGTCGGAGCGGGGGCTGTCCGTCCTGTTGTGCGAAAAAGGACAGATTGCAGGCGAGCAAAGTTCACGCAATTGGGGGTGGGTGCGCATTTCGCGCCGGGACCCCCGCGAAATCCCGCTGATGGCCGAGGCTTTGCGGCTCTGGGACGGGTTGGACGCCCGCATCGGCGGCAACACCGGATACAGACGGTCGGGGATTCTGTTCACCGCCGATACCGAGCGCAAGGCGGCTTGGCTGGAAAGCTGGGCCGAACACCTTGGTCCCTTTGATCTGGAAGCGCGTATGGTTCGGGGCGGCGAGATGGACGCGCTGATGCCGGGTCATCAGATGAAGGTGCAAAGTGCCTTGTATACCCCGGTTGACGGGCGGGCTGAACCCCAATGGGCTGCCCCCGCCATAGCCGAAGGGGCGCGGGCGCAGGGGGCTACGATCATGACCAACTGTGCGGTCAGGTCTCTGGACTTTCAAGGTGGCAAACTGGCCGGGGTCGTGACCGAACGTGGTCGGGTCGCCTGTTCTGCGGTTGTTGTGGCCGGCGGTGCCTGGTCGCGGTTGTTCTGCGGCAATGCCGGGCTCCAGTTGCCACAGTTGAAAGTGTTGAACACGGTCATGCGCAGCGCCCCGGTACAGGGGCCGGAGGCTGCGGTGTGGGCCAATGGATTCGCCATGCGCAAACGGGTGGACGGCGGTTACACCGTCGCGGCAGGGACCGAGAACATCGTTGATCTGGTGCCGGATTCTTTCCGTTTGGGGTTGAGGTTTCTACCTGCGTTTCAGGCCGAATGGAGATCGCTGCGGTTTCGCCTGTCAGGACGTTGGCGCGAAGAAGCGGCACAGGCGCGCAGTTGGAGCCCCGATCAGGTCACGGATTTCGAAACGTGCCGGGTGTTGGATCCGGCCCCATCGCAAAAGGTGCTGCGATCCGGATGGGCCGCTGCACGACGGGCGTTTCCGGTGCTGAACGGCGTGGATGTGGTGCAAAGCTGGGCTGGGATGATTGATGTAACACCGGATGCCATCCCAGTGATTTCAGAGGTTGAGCATGTGCCGGGGCTGTTCCTGTCGACAGGCTATTCGGGGCATGGATTCGGTCTCGGACCTGCGGCGGGATGTCTGACGGCTGATCTGGTGATGGGTACAAAACCCATTGTGGATCCACACGCATTTCGCCTGTCACGGTTTACTGATGGTACCAAGGTGCGCCCGTTTGCGGGCATCTAG